Proteins from one Chroococcidiopsis sp. CCMEE 29 genomic window:
- a CDS encoding Uma2 family endonuclease: MGLFYGLNQPPLVPDVLLSLEVNVPEDWTQKYNRSYFVWQVGKPPEVAIEIVSNKIGNELDSKLRDYARAGVAYYVVFDPLQHLGDKVLQVHELHGNRYRLLDDYWLEQIELGLTLWEGTFEGKHYTWLRWCDRQGNLLLTGDERAEQERQRAEQERQRAERLAKLLRARGIDPDEVV, translated from the coding sequence GTGGGTTTGTTCTATGGGCTGAATCAACCGCCGCTCGTACCGGATGTTCTTCTCAGCTTGGAGGTAAACGTTCCTGAAGATTGGACTCAAAAGTACAATCGCTCTTACTTTGTCTGGCAAGTTGGTAAACCTCCAGAGGTTGCGATTGAGATTGTCTCTAACAAAATAGGGAATGAACTTGACAGTAAATTAAGAGACTATGCTCGAGCTGGAGTTGCCTACTACGTAGTATTCGATCCTCTGCAACACCTGGGAGACAAAGTGCTACAAGTTCATGAGTTGCACGGAAACCGCTATAGATTGCTGGATGATTACTGGTTGGAGCAAATTGAGCTGGGACTCACCTTGTGGGAGGGAACTTTTGAAGGTAAGCACTACACTTGGTTACGCTGGTGCGATCGCCAAGGTAATTTGTTATTGACAGGTGACGAACGTGCCGAGCAAGAACGACAACGGGCTGAGCAAGAACGACAACGTGCCGAGCGACTAGCAAAGTTGTTGAGAGCCAGAGGGATCGATCCAGATGAAGTCGTGTAG
- a CDS encoding AbrB/MazE/SpoVT family DNA-binding domain-containing protein: MKTRIQKWGNSLALRIPKSFANEVGLESNALVELALVNGQLVVTPISAPSVTLDGLLAGVTAENIHAEVDTGSAVGNEVW; this comes from the coding sequence ATGAAGACCCGAATTCAAAAATGGGGAAATAGTTTGGCGCTGCGGATTCCGAAGTCTTTTGCTAATGAGGTTGGGCTGGAGTCGAATGCGCTGGTTGAGCTGGCACTGGTGAATGGTCAACTTGTGGTTACCCCCATTTCTGCGCCATCCGTAACGCTGGATGGCTTGCTGGCAGGTGTCACTGCTGAAAATATTCACGCAGAAGTAGATACCGGCTCTGCGGTGGGTAACGAAGTGTGGTGA
- a CDS encoding gamma-glutamylcyclotransferase → MFYYFAYGSCMCPVDLKRSLGEKTHIYVIGPATLKGYRLGFYSYSSLRNCGVLDVIKDENSSVEGVLYQLPWRLSYALDEREGVHKNWYQQELVSIYKHGQFYKDVRTYVVVDKLAEELAPSDWYFNVVLRGAVTCGLPEQYCWKLFNHMHQLQQRHWENQTRRVA, encoded by the coding sequence ATGTTTTATTACTTTGCCTACGGCTCTTGTATGTGTCCAGTAGATCTAAAGCGATCGCTCGGGGAAAAGACCCATATTTATGTTATTGGTCCCGCAACGCTCAAAGGCTATCGACTGGGTTTTTATTCCTATTCCTCGCTGCGTAACTGCGGGGTACTCGATGTCATTAAAGACGAAAATAGTTCAGTAGAAGGTGTACTTTATCAGTTGCCCTGGCGATTGAGCTATGCCCTGGATGAGCGCGAAGGCGTTCACAAAAATTGGTATCAACAAGAATTGGTAAGTATCTACAAGCACGGTCAATTTTACAAAGACGTTCGCACCTATGTGGTGGTTGACAAATTAGCAGAAGAACTCGCCCCGAGTGACTGGTACTTCAACGTTGTCCTTCGGGGTGCTGTCACCTGTGGACTGCCAGAGCAATATTGCTGGAAGTTGTTTAATCATATGCACCAGCTGCAACAGCGCCACTGGGAAAACCAGACACGGCGAGTGGCTTAG
- a CDS encoding 2Fe-2S iron-sulfur cluster-binding protein — protein sequence MSNRLPPISGEWIERSQRIDFTFEGSCFWGYGGDTVTSALWASGQRVLGRSFKYHRPRGILSLANHDINALMQDGQKLNIRADVTPLEAGMSLSAVNTNGGVMGDRNSILNFFSPFLPVGFYYKAFHNKRLFPFWERMIRKLSGLGKVDVSTPHIRTAKQYDFCDVLVIGAGVGGLSAALAAADAGADVVIVDENARAGGSGGYQRGGEWLTEQTNELVKAVENHDHIRLYTETVAAAYYADNWIPLVDRDRLTKMRAKAVVMANGAYEQPAVFRNNDLPGVMLASAAQRLIYRYAVKPMNRAVVLTANSDGYRAALDLAQHGVEVKAIVDLRQSYTTTLITQALQTRGIPILTNHCVYEARTNPASDGVSSAVICPLDANGKPQTEFKQAIACDGIAMSVGWAPAANLLYQAGTKMRFDDHLQQFVPDRLAPGVFACGRVNGVYEFEQKLRDGRRAGLEAVAVLGLAQVEIVVASISESPSHGWAIVEHPAGKNFVDFDEDLQFKDFPNAAQEGFDNIELLKRFTTVGMGPSQGKHSNMNALRILARITNQSPGEVGTTTARPFFHPVPLSHLAGRGFTPERHTPLHSRHAAFGAQFMLAGVWRRPEYYTQPGKSREDCIRSEVEAVRTRVGLIDVGTLGKLELRGAGAAEFLERVYTGRYSNLKVGMSRYALMLDEAGVVIDDGVIARLGAEYFYFTTTTSGAAAIYRELSRLNIMWQMDCGLVNVTGARSAINLAGPYARDVLAKLTDCDLSSPAFPYLAVRKAVVADIPAILMRVGFVGEWGYEIHVAAESAIALWDAFWEAGAAYGIAPFGVEAQRVLRLEKGHLIVGQDTDGLTTPKEASLGWAVKLDKPFFIGQRSLQAIAKQLIKQTLVGFMLDPAFQGTPPQEGHLIIEGNEIAGRITSIAFSPTLKRYIGLAYVKPELADIGNNLSIRLSDRSLIAATVSPTPFYDPGNQRQKETVMQREEIIV from the coding sequence ATGAGCAATCGCCTGCCGCCCATTTCCGGTGAGTGGATTGAGCGCAGCCAGCGCATTGATTTTACCTTTGAAGGAAGTTGCTTTTGGGGCTATGGCGGAGATACGGTTACGAGTGCGCTGTGGGCATCTGGGCAACGAGTGCTGGGGCGTAGTTTCAAATACCATCGTCCCCGCGGAATTTTGAGTCTGGCAAATCACGATATCAATGCCTTGATGCAAGATGGGCAGAAGCTGAATATCCGAGCCGATGTCACCCCTTTAGAAGCTGGGATGTCTCTCTCGGCGGTGAATACAAATGGCGGAGTGATGGGCGATCGCAACAGCATCCTGAACTTTTTCTCCCCGTTTCTCCCAGTTGGGTTTTACTACAAAGCCTTTCATAATAAACGGCTGTTTCCCTTCTGGGAGCGGATGATTCGCAAGCTTAGCGGATTAGGCAAAGTAGATGTTTCTACACCGCATATTCGCACCGCAAAACAGTATGACTTTTGTGATGTGCTGGTGATTGGCGCAGGTGTTGGGGGATTGTCGGCAGCGTTAGCCGCAGCCGATGCTGGGGCAGATGTTGTGATTGTGGATGAAAATGCGCGGGCAGGTGGCTCCGGTGGCTATCAACGGGGTGGTGAATGGTTGACAGAGCAGACGAACGAACTGGTGAAAGCGGTTGAAAACCACGATCACATCCGTCTCTACACCGAAACGGTAGCTGCTGCCTATTACGCGGATAACTGGATTCCATTAGTTGATCGAGATCGCCTCACCAAAATGCGAGCAAAAGCCGTGGTTATGGCAAACGGTGCTTATGAACAGCCTGCAGTGTTTCGCAACAACGATTTACCGGGAGTGATGTTAGCCTCTGCTGCACAACGGTTAATTTATCGCTATGCTGTTAAACCCATGAATCGCGCAGTCGTGTTGACTGCCAACAGTGATGGTTATCGGGCTGCCTTAGATTTAGCCCAACATGGTGTTGAGGTGAAGGCGATCGTGGATCTACGCCAGAGCTATACAACTACTCTCATCACTCAAGCATTGCAGACACGTGGGATTCCCATCCTTACCAATCATTGTGTTTATGAAGCAAGGACTAATCCGGCAAGTGATGGCGTTTCCAGTGCCGTGATTTGTCCGCTCGATGCCAATGGCAAACCACAAACTGAATTTAAACAAGCGATTGCCTGTGATGGCATTGCCATGAGTGTCGGCTGGGCACCCGCAGCAAACTTGCTGTATCAAGCCGGAACGAAGATGCGCTTTGATGACCACTTGCAGCAGTTCGTTCCCGATCGGTTGGCTCCGGGTGTATTTGCCTGTGGGCGCGTCAATGGGGTGTATGAGTTTGAGCAAAAATTGCGGGATGGCCGTCGGGCAGGATTAGAGGCTGTCGCTGTTCTAGGATTGGCACAAGTGGAGATTGTTGTTGCATCCATCTCAGAATCCCCCTCGCATGGGTGGGCGATCGTGGAGCATCCGGCAGGCAAAAACTTTGTAGACTTCGATGAAGATCTTCAGTTCAAAGACTTCCCGAATGCAGCTCAGGAAGGATTTGACAATATTGAATTGCTCAAGCGATTTACAACCGTAGGCATGGGACCGAGCCAGGGTAAGCATTCCAATATGAATGCGCTGCGAATTCTGGCGCGAATCACCAATCAATCTCCCGGTGAAGTGGGCACAACCACTGCTCGGCCGTTCTTCCATCCGGTTCCCTTATCGCACTTAGCCGGACGGGGATTCACCCCAGAACGGCACACTCCCTTGCATAGTCGTCATGCTGCCTTCGGTGCTCAGTTCATGCTGGCAGGGGTATGGCGACGACCCGAGTACTACACCCAACCCGGAAAAAGCCGCGAAGACTGTATTCGTTCTGAAGTCGAAGCGGTTCGGACTCGTGTTGGATTGATTGATGTTGGGACGCTGGGAAAATTAGAATTACGCGGGGCGGGCGCTGCCGAATTTTTAGAGCGAGTTTACACCGGACGCTACAGCAATTTGAAAGTTGGGATGTCGCGCTATGCGCTGATGCTGGACGAGGCAGGCGTAGTGATTGACGATGGTGTGATTGCGCGACTCGGAGCCGAGTATTTCTATTTCACAACGACGACTTCTGGTGCAGCCGCAATTTATCGAGAACTATCGCGGCTGAATATCATGTGGCAGATGGATTGCGGACTGGTGAATGTAACCGGAGCGCGATCGGCAATTAACCTTGCCGGACCTTATGCCCGTGATGTCTTAGCGAAGCTAACAGATTGCGATCTTTCCAGCCCTGCCTTTCCCTATCTGGCTGTACGGAAGGCAGTAGTCGCAGATATTCCTGCCATCTTAATGCGGGTCGGTTTTGTAGGCGAGTGGGGCTACGAAATTCACGTCGCAGCGGAATCAGCGATCGCCCTCTGGGATGCTTTTTGGGAGGCAGGTGCAGCTTATGGGATTGCGCCCTTTGGTGTGGAAGCCCAGCGAGTTTTGCGGCTGGAAAAAGGACACCTGATTGTGGGGCAAGATACCGATGGCTTGACAACTCCGAAAGAAGCCAGCTTGGGGTGGGCAGTCAAACTGGATAAACCCTTCTTCATTGGTCAACGCAGTCTGCAAGCCATTGCTAAACAACTCATCAAGCAAACTCTAGTCGGTTTCATGCTCGATCCAGCCTTTCAGGGAACGCCACCCCAGGAGGGTCATTTAATCATTGAGGGAAATGAGATTGCAGGTCGCATTACCAGTATTGCCTTCAGCCCAACTCTGAAACGGTATATCGGGCTCGCCTATGTCAAACCAGAACTGGCAGATATCGGTAACAACCTTTCGATTCGCTTGTCCGATCGCTCACTGATCGCAGCAACCGTCAGTCCTACACCATTCTATGACCCTGGCAACCAACGTCAGAAGGAAACGGTGATGCAACGCGAGGAGATTATTGTATGA
- a CDS encoding aldo/keto reductase produces MEQRQFGSTKHEVAVIGQGTWQIEGRDRGGAVSAWRRGLDLGMTHIDTAEMYGTAEEVVAEAIAGRRDEVFLVSKVLPQNASRSRTIAACEQSLARLKTDRLDSYLLHWRGQHPLEETIATFDQLQREGKILSWGVSNFDVPDLEAAWKIADKGRLACNQVLYHLSERAIEHGVLSWCEKHGVAVVAYSPFGHGRFPGPRTTGGSVLQKIAAAHNATARQVTLRFLVRRPLLFAIPKASSPEHSAENAGSGELHLTEAELAQIDEAFPLGPRPRELPML; encoded by the coding sequence ATGGAACAGCGTCAGTTCGGTTCCACGAAGCACGAGGTTGCGGTAATCGGTCAAGGAACCTGGCAAATCGAGGGTCGAGATCGCGGCGGTGCAGTCTCCGCTTGGCGCCGGGGCCTTGATCTCGGCATGACTCATATTGACACCGCAGAGATGTACGGCACCGCTGAGGAAGTGGTCGCCGAGGCAATCGCCGGGCGACGCGACGAAGTTTTCCTGGTCTCCAAGGTTCTTCCCCAGAATGCCTCTCGGAGCAGAACGATCGCCGCCTGTGAGCAGTCACTCGCTCGCCTTAAAACCGACCGGCTGGATTCCTACCTGTTGCACTGGCGCGGTCAGCACCCACTGGAAGAAACGATCGCGACCTTCGATCAGCTTCAGCGCGAGGGAAAGATCCTCTCCTGGGGTGTGAGTAACTTCGATGTTCCCGACCTAGAAGCAGCCTGGAAGATCGCCGACAAGGGTCGTCTCGCCTGCAATCAGGTTCTCTACCATTTGAGTGAGCGCGCGATCGAGCACGGCGTGCTCTCCTGGTGTGAGAAGCACGGCGTCGCTGTGGTCGCCTACAGCCCCTTTGGTCACGGACGCTTTCCTGGTCCGCGCACGACCGGAGGCAGCGTGCTGCAAAAAATTGCCGCCGCGCACAACGCGACCGCTCGTCAGGTCACGCTCCGCTTCTTGGTGCGGCGACCCTTGCTCTTCGCGATCCCCAAAGCTTCTAGCCCAGAGCACTCCGCCGAAAACGCAGGGAGCGGAGAGCTTCATCTGACCGAAGCTGAGCTCGCCCAGATTGACGAGGCTTTCCCGCTGGGTCCCCGTCCTCGCGAGCTTCCAATGCTGTAG
- a CDS encoding pitrilysin family protein, producing the protein MTTNNGQQAVTNSLQNQTIHRTVLKNGIVVLVAENPAADIIAARIFVKAGSCCEPKEQAGLAHLLSAVLTKGTPELSSFEIAERVESVGASLSADAAADYFLLGLKTVSADFPEILELAGQLLRSPTFPEVEVELERRLMLQHIRSQQEQPFSIAFEQLRQAIYQNHPYASSGLGWEPTVSQLTRADLQQYHQTYFRPDNVVISLAGRVTLADAVTWVEKFFGDWQAPPTPLPTLILPALKPQPYQTMTAQQTQQSVVMLGYLAPAVQKADYTALKLLATYLGNGLSSRLFVELREKRGLAYDVSAFYPTRLEPAMFVVYIGTAPENTAIAMEGLLTEVNRLCSTQLSEDNLQTAKNKLLGQYALGKQTNGQIAQGFGWYETLGLGIEFDTRFQQQVTNVNATDAQQAACRYLREPYISIVGPEGEWGIRR; encoded by the coding sequence ATGACAACGAACAACGGACAACAAGCTGTGACAAACTCGCTACAAAATCAAACTATCCATCGCACTGTTTTGAAGAATGGCATTGTGGTACTTGTGGCAGAAAATCCTGCTGCGGATATCATTGCCGCTCGTATTTTTGTCAAAGCTGGTAGCTGTTGCGAGCCAAAGGAGCAGGCTGGACTAGCACATTTACTTTCGGCAGTACTGACGAAGGGAACGCCCGAACTGTCTTCTTTTGAAATAGCAGAGCGGGTGGAATCGGTGGGGGCAAGTTTGAGTGCTGATGCGGCAGCAGATTATTTTTTGCTGGGTTTGAAAACAGTTTCGGCAGATTTCCCTGAAATTTTAGAATTAGCAGGGCAATTGTTGCGATCGCCCACGTTTCCCGAAGTTGAGGTAGAACTGGAGCGACGGCTGATGCTACAACACATTCGCTCTCAACAAGAGCAGCCTTTTAGTATCGCCTTCGAGCAGCTGCGGCAAGCAATCTACCAAAATCACCCCTATGCCTCCTCAGGTTTAGGTTGGGAACCAACGGTGTCGCAACTGACTCGCGCTGACCTCCAGCAATATCATCAAACATATTTCCGCCCGGATAATGTAGTGATTAGTCTCGCTGGTCGAGTAACACTGGCAGATGCTGTTACCTGGGTAGAAAAATTTTTTGGTGACTGGCAGGCACCGCCAACACCGTTACCTACTCTAATACTGCCGGCCCTAAAGCCTCAGCCTTACCAGACGATGACGGCCCAACAGACGCAGCAATCTGTTGTCATGCTAGGCTATCTGGCTCCAGCGGTACAAAAGGCTGATTATACAGCTTTGAAGTTACTAGCCACCTATTTAGGGAATGGGCTTTCCAGTCGTTTGTTTGTGGAATTGCGGGAGAAGCGGGGCTTAGCTTATGACGTTTCAGCATTTTACCCCACACGCCTAGAACCAGCGATGTTTGTAGTCTATATCGGTACAGCGCCAGAAAATACGGCGATCGCGATGGAAGGACTTTTGACAGAAGTTAACCGATTGTGTAGTACTCAACTAAGCGAAGATAACCTCCAGACAGCCAAAAACAAGTTACTGGGTCAGTACGCCTTGGGCAAACAGACTAATGGACAAATCGCGCAGGGGTTTGGTTGGTATGAAACTCTGGGGCTAGGCATTGAGTTTGATACCCGATTTCAGCAACAGGTTACCAATGTCAATGCAACTGATGCTCAGCAAGCAGCATGTCGATATTTGCGCGAACCCTATATATCTATAGTTGGCCCAGAGGGAGAATGGGGCATACGAAGGTAA
- a CDS encoding IS630 family transposase codes for MKLKDARHLSAKAQEALRYRVVNAVESGMSKSEAARVFNVSRTAVHNWTKVVASSGATSLKARKRGPRASSRLLPHQAATAVRLMEQKCPDALGLPFYLWTREAVQQFLAQRYELSVSVWTIGRYLKKWGFTPQKPLRRAYEQDRKAVQYWLETEYPQICRKAHQEKAQIHWGDEMGVRSDYQAGRSYGRTGQTPVVLGTGKRFSCNMISTITNRGKLYFKLFTQRFDAALMLDFLRRLIRQCDQKVFLIVDSHPVHRSHVVKSWVERHAARIRLFFLPSYSPELNPNELLNHDVKANAVGRQRPRNQTQMINNIRSYLRSTQRHPNVVQNFFHEKHVAYAAA; via the coding sequence ATGAAACTCAAAGACGCTCGCCATCTGTCAGCCAAAGCTCAAGAAGCACTTCGCTACCGAGTGGTAAATGCAGTCGAGAGCGGTATGAGTAAATCAGAAGCAGCGCGTGTTTTCAACGTTTCGCGTACAGCAGTGCATAACTGGACAAAAGTGGTAGCTTCCAGCGGTGCGACATCGTTGAAAGCAAGAAAGCGTGGTCCTCGTGCTAGCTCACGTCTGCTCCCCCATCAAGCGGCAACAGCAGTGAGGTTAATGGAGCAAAAGTGTCCAGACGCTTTAGGATTACCATTTTACTTATGGACACGCGAAGCAGTGCAACAGTTTTTGGCTCAACGGTATGAGCTATCGGTGTCAGTGTGGACAATAGGGCGTTATCTCAAGAAATGGGGTTTTACACCACAAAAACCGCTGCGTCGGGCATACGAACAGGATCGCAAGGCAGTGCAGTACTGGTTAGAAACTGAGTATCCCCAGATTTGTCGTAAAGCCCATCAAGAAAAAGCACAAATTCACTGGGGAGACGAAATGGGAGTCCGCTCGGATTATCAAGCAGGACGTTCCTATGGACGAACTGGACAAACGCCAGTTGTGTTAGGGACAGGTAAGCGCTTTAGCTGCAATATGATTTCAACAATTACCAATCGTGGCAAGCTGTACTTCAAGTTATTCACACAACGGTTTGATGCCGCGCTCATGCTTGATTTCCTGCGGCGTTTGATTCGTCAGTGTGACCAAAAGGTGTTTCTGATTGTAGATAGTCATCCTGTGCATCGCTCTCACGTAGTTAAAAGCTGGGTTGAGCGTCATGCCGCTCGCATCCGCCTGTTTTTCTTGCCTTCTTATAGCCCTGAACTAAACCCAAATGAGCTACTCAACCATGATGTTAAAGCCAATGCTGTTGGGCGGCAACGTCCCAGAAATCAAACACAGATGATTAACAACATCCGTAGCTATTTACGTAGCACACAACGTCACCCTAACGTTGTGCAAAACTTCTTCCACGAGAAACACGTTGCTTATGCAGCTGCCTAG
- a CDS encoding sarcosine oxidase subunit delta: MKVMTCPINGARPVSEFVYGGEVRSMPDPQAVDDATWAEYVFNRNGAPGIKQEWWCHTPSNTWLIAERNTLTDEILRTYLYGEENVA, encoded by the coding sequence ATGAAAGTGATGACCTGTCCGATCAACGGAGCAAGACCTGTTTCTGAATTTGTTTATGGGGGCGAAGTTCGCTCTATGCCCGATCCACAAGCGGTAGATGATGCGACGTGGGCAGAGTATGTGTTTAACCGCAACGGTGCGCCTGGAATTAAACAGGAATGGTGGTGTCATACGCCGAGTAATACCTGGTTGATTGCAGAACGAAATACGTTAACCGATGAGATCTTACGCACCTATTTATACGGTGAGGAGAATGTTGCATGA
- a CDS encoding methylglutamate dehydrogenase has translation MNTPLRLSPIYDSLQSVNGSWREINGMPSLVALPADRHRITHLGIADLSFLTRFGVKGANAAEWLANQGMPIPDRPNTWHCLPESGMIARLGLTEFLIEDSVNSAIAPQLATACQSPAKVYPILRSDLALGLVGDHVNHLLRQTCSFNFQALSLGDRPVVLTSMIGVAVTVILGERNGESFYRIWCDGTFGTYFWQTLIEIATQLGGGVIGTESVL, from the coding sequence ATGAATACGCCTCTTCGTCTGAGTCCGATTTACGATTCACTCCAGTCAGTCAACGGCTCGTGGCGTGAGATCAACGGCATGCCATCTCTAGTAGCACTGCCAGCAGATCGGCATCGTATCACTCATTTAGGAATTGCAGATCTATCCTTTTTAACCCGCTTTGGTGTGAAAGGAGCGAATGCAGCCGAGTGGTTAGCCAATCAGGGAATGCCTATTCCTGATCGCCCTAATACCTGGCATTGTTTACCGGAAAGCGGCATGATTGCCCGGTTGGGACTGACAGAATTTCTGATTGAGGATAGTGTCAACAGCGCGATCGCTCCCCAGTTAGCAACCGCCTGTCAGTCTCCGGCCAAAGTTTACCCGATCTTACGATCAGATCTGGCGCTGGGGTTAGTGGGCGATCACGTCAATCACCTTTTACGCCAAACCTGTAGCTTTAACTTTCAGGCGTTATCGCTTGGCGATCGTCCGGTTGTTCTGACTTCCATGATTGGGGTAGCCGTGACGGTGATTCTGGGTGAACGCAACGGAGAATCTTTCTACCGGATTTGGTGTGATGGCACATTTGGTACCTATTTTTGGCAAACCCTGATTGAGATTGCCACCCAGTTAGGAGGTGGCGTAATAGGCACAGAATCAGTTTTGTGA
- a CDS encoding XRE family transcriptional regulator — protein sequence MTDATANRIEPATGQTADHSLERYIGNTIRELRQKHGLTIAEIAEQTGISRGMLSKIENAQTSTSLETLAKLASALGISLSALFRNYDVPGGGAQLVKNGEGMEVVRRGTKRGHTYHLLAYDQGPTKLFEPFLIAMDDASEVFPTFEHPGIEFIYMLEGKIEYRHGQSIYLLEPGDALTFRGDIPHGPEKLVELPIRFLATIHYSAPPVEGNV from the coding sequence ATGACAGATGCCACAGCAAATCGCATTGAGCCAGCAACCGGGCAAACGGCAGATCACTCATTAGAACGCTATATCGGCAACACTATTCGAGAACTGCGGCAGAAACATGGATTAACTATTGCCGAAATTGCTGAGCAAACTGGGATTTCTCGAGGGATGCTGTCCAAGATTGAAAATGCTCAAACCTCAACCAGTCTGGAGACACTGGCAAAGCTGGCGAGTGCTCTAGGAATCTCGCTATCAGCCTTGTTCCGTAATTACGACGTGCCTGGAGGAGGCGCACAGCTCGTCAAAAATGGAGAAGGTATGGAAGTCGTGCGTCGGGGTACTAAACGCGGACATACCTATCATCTCTTGGCGTACGATCAGGGTCCGACCAAATTGTTTGAACCTTTTCTGATCGCGATGGATGATGCCTCCGAAGTTTTTCCCACCTTCGAGCATCCGGGAATTGAGTTTATCTACATGCTGGAAGGGAAGATTGAGTATCGTCACGGGCAGTCAATCTATTTATTGGAGCCGGGCGATGCGCTCACCTTTCGAGGCGATATTCCTCACGGTCCTGAAAAACTGGTTGAGCTACCCATTCGGTTTCTCGCTACCATTCACTACTCTGCGCCTCCAGTGGAAGGGAACGTCTGA
- a CDS encoding pitrilysin family protein, which produces MSLNSLLQLLTVPVFPSAVFRLDNGLTFIHQYLPATPVVVADIWLSAGATREPEDCSGMAHFLEHMIFKGTEVLPPGVFDHVIENRGGMTNAATSHDYAHYFLTTAAPYLEDTLPYLAELLLNAAIPEDEFVREREVVLEEIRQSYDDPDWIGFQALSESVYQRHPYGRSVLGTELNLMQHSPEAMRCFHRAHYQPENMTVVIVGGIAQEPALELVNRTFQQFLERSACPQAEVIAEPLLAGIRRQELYLPRLEQARLMMAWTGPGVEQCRSAYGLDLLSVLLAAGRSSRLVRELREDQQLVQAVSSNFSLQRESSLFTISAWLKPHQLERVESLICAHLNELQTTPISPEELARCKRLLCNDYAFSTETPSQLAGLYGYYSTLGEAGLAVSYPEQIKSFDSEDLQCLAQQYLSPHSYAVTVLKPC; this is translated from the coding sequence TTGAGCTTAAACAGTTTGTTGCAACTGCTAACTGTTCCGGTTTTTCCATCTGCTGTTTTTAGACTGGACAATGGCTTAACCTTTATTCACCAATATCTTCCTGCTACACCTGTAGTGGTGGCGGATATTTGGCTAAGTGCTGGTGCTACGCGAGAGCCTGAAGACTGTTCAGGCATGGCTCACTTTCTAGAACACATGATCTTCAAAGGCACTGAAGTACTGCCACCTGGGGTATTTGACCATGTGATTGAAAACCGTGGTGGGATGACCAATGCGGCTACCAGCCACGACTATGCCCATTATTTCCTCACCACAGCAGCACCCTATCTAGAAGATACCCTGCCCTACTTGGCAGAGTTGCTTTTAAATGCAGCAATTCCAGAAGATGAATTTGTTCGAGAACGGGAAGTGGTGCTAGAAGAAATTCGTCAATCCTATGATGACCCCGATTGGATAGGATTTCAGGCTCTTAGCGAGAGTGTTTACCAGCGCCATCCCTATGGGCGATCAGTGCTGGGTACTGAACTTAATCTGATGCAACACTCACCAGAGGCAATGCGGTGTTTTCACCGCGCTCACTACCAACCAGAAAACATGACGGTGGTGATTGTAGGAGGAATCGCCCAAGAGCCTGCTTTGGAACTGGTGAACCGGACGTTCCAGCAGTTTTTGGAGCGGTCTGCTTGTCCTCAGGCGGAAGTGATAGCAGAGCCACTACTAGCTGGAATTCGCCGCCAAGAACTGTATTTACCGAGACTAGAGCAAGCACGGTTAATGATGGCATGGACAGGACCAGGAGTAGAGCAGTGCCGCAGTGCCTATGGCTTAGATTTGCTCTCAGTGCTCTTAGCAGCGGGACGGTCTTCCCGCCTAGTTCGGGAGTTAAGAGAAGATCAGCAATTAGTGCAAGCAGTCAGTAGTAATTTTTCGCTGCAACGAGAGTCTAGTCTATTTACGATTAGTGCTTGGTTGAAGCCGCACCAGTTGGAGCGTGTTGAGTCTTTGATTTGCGCCCACTTAAATGAATTACAAACTACACCGATTTCACCCGAGGAACTTGCCCGTTGTAAGCGCCTTCTATGTAATGATTATGCGTTTTCTACGGAAACACCTAGCCAACTTGCAGGTTTGTACGGGTATTATAGTACGCTTGGCGAAGCTGGATTAGCAGTGAGTTATCCAGAGCAGATTAAATCTTTTGACAGCGAAGATCTCCAGTGTTTAGCGCAACAGTACCTCTCACCTCACTCCTACGCGGTTACAGTGCTAAAACCTTGCTAG
- the mazF gene encoding endoribonuclease MazF, whose protein sequence is MTYIPDRGDAVWINLNPQAGHEQAGRRPAVVLSPKAYNGKVGLALFCPITNQVKGYPFEVAIPEGLAVTGVILADQVKNLDWRIRNAVYVCTLPEVVIAEVLQKLGTLLESEGE, encoded by the coding sequence ATGACTTATATTCCTGATCGAGGGGATGCGGTATGGATCAACCTGAATCCGCAGGCAGGGCATGAGCAAGCAGGAAGACGACCTGCCGTAGTGTTGTCGCCGAAAGCCTACAACGGCAAAGTTGGTCTGGCCCTGTTTTGCCCCATTACAAACCAAGTTAAGGGCTATCCATTTGAGGTTGCCATTCCCGAGGGTTTGGCGGTGACAGGTGTCATCCTGGCGGATCAGGTGAAGAATCTGGACTGGCGAATCCGCAATGCTGTGTATGTCTGTACGCTGCCTGAGGTAGTGATCGCTGAGGTATTGCAAAAACTCGGAACACTGCTTGAATCGGAAGGGGAATAG